One Grus americana isolate bGruAme1 chromosome Z, bGruAme1.mat, whole genome shotgun sequence DNA window includes the following coding sequences:
- the S100Z gene encoding protein S100-Z — protein MSGGKGGRQSLINKSLCMGFERTVTITFCDLNIFLHTPQLACKAALPLTAMSTPLDDAMDTLIRIFHHYSGKEGDRYKLSKGELKELLASELTDFLSGEKDPLLVDKIMKDLDSNKDNEVDFNEFVILVAALTVACNDFFEEQLKREEF, from the exons Atgtctggaggaaaaggaggcaggcagag CCTGATAAACAAGAGCCTGTGCATGGGTTTTGAAAGGACGGTGACCATCACCTTCTGTgatctgaatattttcttgcaTACACCTCAGCTAGCCTGTAAAGCAG CTCTCCCACTCACTGCTATGTCCACACCACTGGACGATGCAATGGACACCTTGATCAGGATTTTCCATCACTACTCTGGCAAAGAAGGAGACAGATACAAGCTCAGTAAAGGAGAACTCAAGGAGCTCCTCGCCAGTGAGCTCACTGACTTCCTTTCA gGCGAAAAGGACCCCCTTCTGGTTGATAAGATAATGAAAGATCTGGACTCCAATAAAGACAATGAAGTGGATTTTAATGAATTTGTCATTCTGGTTGCCGCTTTGACTGTGGCATGCAATGATTTCTTCGAAGAACAGCTAAAGAgagaggaattttaa